In Piliocolobus tephrosceles isolate RC106 chromosome 10, ASM277652v3, whole genome shotgun sequence, a single window of DNA contains:
- the VPS29 gene encoding vacuolar protein sorting-associated protein 29 isoform X2: protein MAGHRLVLVLGDLHIPHRCNSLPAKFKKLLVPGKIQHILCTGNLCTKESYDYLKTLAGDVHIVRGDFDENLNYPEQKVVTVGQFKIGLIHGHQVIPWGDMASLALLQRQFDVDILISGHTHKFEAFEHENKFYINPGSATGAYNALETNIIPSFVLMDIQASTVVTYVYQLIGDDVKVERIEYKKS from the exons ATG gctgggcacaga TTGGTGTTGGTATTAGGAGATCTGCACATCCCACACCGGTGCAACAGTTTGCCAGCTAAATTCAAAAAACTCCTGGTGCCAGGAAAAATTCAGCACATTCTCTGCACAGGAAACCTTTGCACCAAAGAGAGTTATGACTATCTCAAGACTCTGGCTGGTGATGTTCATATTGTGAGAGGAGACTTCGATGAG AATCTGAATTATCCGGAACAGAAAGTTGTGACTGTTGGACAGTTCAAAATTGGTCTGATCCATGGACATCAAGTTATTCCATGGGGAGATATGGCCAGCTTAGCCCTGTTGCAGAGGCAGTTTGATGTGGACATTCTTATctcaggacacacacacaaatttgaaGCATTTGAGCATGAAAATAAATTCTACATTAATCCAGGTTCTGCCACTGGGGCATATAATGCCTTGGAAAC aaacatTATTCCATCATTTGTGTTGATGGATATCCAGGCTTCCACAGTGGTCACCTATGTGTATCAGCTAATTGGAGATGATGTGAAAGTAGAACGAATTGAATACAAAAAATCTTAA
- the VPS29 gene encoding vacuolar protein sorting-associated protein 29 isoform X4, with translation MVVGWLFTDWISHPFKLVLVLGDLHIPHRCNSLPAKFKKLLVPGKIQHILCTGNLCTKESYDYLKTLAGDVHIVRGDFDEKHYSIICVDGYPGFHSGHLCVSANWR, from the exons ATGGTGGTTGGGTGGCTGTTTACTGACTGGATTTCTCACCCTTTTAAG TTGGTGTTGGTATTAGGAGATCTGCACATCCCACACCGGTGCAACAGTTTGCCAGCTAAATTCAAAAAACTCCTGGTGCCAGGAAAAATTCAGCACATTCTCTGCACAGGAAACCTTTGCACCAAAGAGAGTTATGACTATCTCAAGACTCTGGCTGGTGATGTTCATATTGTGAGAGGAGACTTCGATGAG aaacatTATTCCATCATTTGTGTTGATGGATATCCAGGCTTCCACAGTGGTCACCTATGTGTATCAGCTAATTGGAGATGA
- the VPS29 gene encoding vacuolar protein sorting-associated protein 29 isoform X1 — translation MVVGWLFTDWISHPFKLVLVLGDLHIPHRCNSLPAKFKKLLVPGKIQHILCTGNLCTKESYDYLKTLAGDVHIVRGDFDENLNYPEQKVVTVGQFKIGLIHGHQVIPWGDMASLALLQRQFDVDILISGHTHKFEAFEHENKFYINPGSATGAYNALETNIIPSFVLMDIQASTVVTYVYQLIGDDVKVERIEYKKS, via the exons ATGGTGGTTGGGTGGCTGTTTACTGACTGGATTTCTCACCCTTTTAAG TTGGTGTTGGTATTAGGAGATCTGCACATCCCACACCGGTGCAACAGTTTGCCAGCTAAATTCAAAAAACTCCTGGTGCCAGGAAAAATTCAGCACATTCTCTGCACAGGAAACCTTTGCACCAAAGAGAGTTATGACTATCTCAAGACTCTGGCTGGTGATGTTCATATTGTGAGAGGAGACTTCGATGAG AATCTGAATTATCCGGAACAGAAAGTTGTGACTGTTGGACAGTTCAAAATTGGTCTGATCCATGGACATCAAGTTATTCCATGGGGAGATATGGCCAGCTTAGCCCTGTTGCAGAGGCAGTTTGATGTGGACATTCTTATctcaggacacacacacaaatttgaaGCATTTGAGCATGAAAATAAATTCTACATTAATCCAGGTTCTGCCACTGGGGCATATAATGCCTTGGAAAC aaacatTATTCCATCATTTGTGTTGATGGATATCCAGGCTTCCACAGTGGTCACCTATGTGTATCAGCTAATTGGAGATGATGTGAAAGTAGAACGAATTGAATACAAAAAATCTTAA
- the VPS29 gene encoding vacuolar protein sorting-associated protein 29 isoform X3 yields the protein MLVLVLGDLHIPHRCNSLPAKFKKLLVPGKIQHILCTGNLCTKESYDYLKTLAGDVHIVRGDFDENLNYPEQKVVTVGQFKIGLIHGHQVIPWGDMASLALLQRQFDVDILISGHTHKFEAFEHENKFYINPGSATGAYNALETNIIPSFVLMDIQASTVVTYVYQLIGDDVKVERIEYKKS from the exons ATG TTGGTGTTGGTATTAGGAGATCTGCACATCCCACACCGGTGCAACAGTTTGCCAGCTAAATTCAAAAAACTCCTGGTGCCAGGAAAAATTCAGCACATTCTCTGCACAGGAAACCTTTGCACCAAAGAGAGTTATGACTATCTCAAGACTCTGGCTGGTGATGTTCATATTGTGAGAGGAGACTTCGATGAG AATCTGAATTATCCGGAACAGAAAGTTGTGACTGTTGGACAGTTCAAAATTGGTCTGATCCATGGACATCAAGTTATTCCATGGGGAGATATGGCCAGCTTAGCCCTGTTGCAGAGGCAGTTTGATGTGGACATTCTTATctcaggacacacacacaaatttgaaGCATTTGAGCATGAAAATAAATTCTACATTAATCCAGGTTCTGCCACTGGGGCATATAATGCCTTGGAAAC aaacatTATTCCATCATTTGTGTTGATGGATATCCAGGCTTCCACAGTGGTCACCTATGTGTATCAGCTAATTGGAGATGATGTGAAAGTAGAACGAATTGAATACAAAAAATCTTAA
- the VPS29 gene encoding vacuolar protein sorting-associated protein 29 isoform X5, giving the protein MLVLVLGDLHIPHRCNSLPAKFKKLLVPGKIQHILCTGNLCTKESYDYLKTLAGDVHIVRGDFDEKHYSIICVDGYPGFHSGHLCVSANWR; this is encoded by the exons ATG TTGGTGTTGGTATTAGGAGATCTGCACATCCCACACCGGTGCAACAGTTTGCCAGCTAAATTCAAAAAACTCCTGGTGCCAGGAAAAATTCAGCACATTCTCTGCACAGGAAACCTTTGCACCAAAGAGAGTTATGACTATCTCAAGACTCTGGCTGGTGATGTTCATATTGTGAGAGGAGACTTCGATGAG aaacatTATTCCATCATTTGTGTTGATGGATATCCAGGCTTCCACAGTGGTCACCTATGTGTATCAGCTAATTGGAGATGA